AATGGACAAGGTTTGGGAGCCGCCTTAATTTCATTTTAGGTACAGCtggacacacagagggaagatggccatgtgacaaCAGAGTTACGCTGCAGCTGTAAGCCAAGGAACGcttgggctaccagaagctaggacagACAAGAATCTTCCCTAGTCTTTGGCGGGAgtacagccctgctgacaccctaaattgggacttctggcctccagactgAGACAAgaagtttctgctgttttaaactttgtgatactttgttatggcagccccagaAGACTCAGACTCACTTGTCGCTGTTCTCACGGCAGCCTCTGGCTGACTCCCTGCACCGCCACTGCCCCTGGTGTCTCTTCTATCTGCACCAGAGAGAACTTTAGCAAATGAGGGTTAGATCCTGACACCTGGGCTCCCCACCGCACTAAGGACAGCCTGCGGTCCTTCCATGGCCGGGCCCCAATCTCCTCCCTCAGCTCCCCCTCCCAGGTCACAGGGTGGTCCCTGAAGATAATTAAGGGGTTCCAGCCTCGGGCATCTCTTCCGCTGGCTTCCTCTGTAGGGAACACTCTCCCCAGGTATCACTTCTAGGCTTCTGCTCAAATATCTCTTTTACAGAGATCTtgctgtttttagctgctgtggagttgggccCCTAACATATGGTAACCACATGTAAAACAGAACTTAAATTAGCCTGAAGCTGCATCATCATCAGGATCTCTGGCATGTTGAAGTCCATCGTTgaggccactgtgccaatccatctcactgagggtctcacTTACCCTCGTTGGCCTTCTATTTCAGCAgccatgatgtcctccttcagtaAATCAAATAAGCTGAACAATATTGCTACCTACAAGTTCTCATTGGGTGATTTTGGGACATAAactgccgggccttccttccgagtctgccttagtctgcaagctctgctaaacccgtccaccatgggtgaccctgctggcatttgcaGTACCgatggtgtagcttccagcatcacagcaaaaagcAAGCCACTGCAGTACCGCGGACGGGGTGGTGTCACTCTCACGTCACCATGCTTATTAAGGTCTGAAGTCATCTCAGTTGTGATTCTGCTTCCACGTTTGTTGTGCGTCTGCGACTGGACTATAAGTCCCTGAGGGCAGTGTGGTCCAGGATGGAGAACCTGGCTTTGAGGGTCAGCGAGGCCGGTCACCAGGCAGCCAGGCCGGTCACGTGGCAGCTACTTGGACATGGCACGGCAGCCCCGCCCTCCTGGCCCCGCCCACACCACGCTCCCACACTGAAGTTCCACTCTTTCGCCCCGCCTCGCTCTCCGTCTGCGCAGGCGCAGTTGAGGCAGCGCGCCTGCGCCTTCTCAGGGCTCAGTGGTGTGTCAGCAGATTCGTCACAAGCGGCCCGCGGGACTGGCCCCGGAGTTTCTAAAACAGTAGGCGACATCTCTTTCTGTGCCCGGAGAGCTTCTGAGCCGCGGCTGTCTGCGCTGTGCCGCTAGCCGAGCGCGGGGCCGGAACATGGCGGccgcgcggggcggggcgggggggcttGAGCATGCGCGGAGTTTTTGGAGGCGACCAGGGCATCGGCGCTCGAGTGGGGATCCCTGAGCTTCCCCGGCCCGCGAGTGCGACCCGGCCGCCCGGCGAGGGGGCCTCCCTCCGGGCCTGCGCCCACGCTGGCAGGGTTCGTGAACCGGCCGACACCCGCGTTTGGGGAGACCGCGTGGACCGGCGGGATGAGGGGGGCTTGACGTCCACATTTATGCTGCGCAACTGAAGCGTCGGAAACGGGTCCGGGCCTGGGGGTGCTTCAGGCTAGTGGGGACGTTGGCCCAGTCCCAGATGTCGTCTTATCTGGTGGCAAGACGGACACGAGCTCCACTTAATGGACTCAGTCTTGTGAGGGAGGCCGAGGGTAGACACACAAGCATTAACTGAATGGTTGTGCGTTCTACAAAGCAAAGACGCAGGGTAACGTGAGTCACAGACCAGTGCATTGGGGAGGCACAGGTGCTGCTAGGTCCCTCGAGACTAGGTGTGCAGGCCTTGGCACTGTTGACGTTTGAAATCCCAAACgtggtgggggctgtcctgtgctgtAGGCTGTGTAGTGACTGCCCTAGCCTCTGCTCCCCAGATGCCGGTAGCGTACCTGCACCCCATGgtgaaaaccaaaaatgtctccagacattgccacgTGTCCCCTGGGGACTTGATCACCCAGGGTGAGAGCCCCTGCTGGGGAGGGTACAGTGATGGCCTGAAGCTGGGAAGTGGACCCTTGGTGGGAATAGTGACAGATATGGGAGCAGAAAAAGATGGGTCAGGTTGAGGGTGctgttagtgtcagggtcaggtgGACTGGTGCCCCAAGGAGCTTCAAAGGAAGGGCCAGAACGAGGGGTTTCTGAGACAGTGTGAAAAAGTATGATTCTGTCCCCGGGGCTGAGCCCCAAGTTGATGCTGAGCCTTCTTGGCCCCTCACATGCTCTTTCTCTGACACCCCAGGCCTGACCACAGGATGGATCCAGCGCCCTCTGTGGTCCGTCTTGCTGTTCGTGATGCCATCCATACCCTTGCGTCCTCTGAGGATGGCGGCTGCATCTTCTCTGTCTTGGGGTCCCTGAAGCACTACCTTGGTGAAGCAGAGGCCCTCCCTAGAGAGAGGGAGGAGTTTGCCAGGTTCCACTTCTCTCCCCTCCTCAGATGTCTGGTCAGCAAGCTGAGCCCCGACTGGCTGGAGCTGTTACCTGCTGGCCAGCTGGAGGAGCTGTGGGCTAGCTTCTTCCTGGAGGGTCCGGCTGACCAGGCCTTCCTGGTGCTGATGGAGGCTATCGAGGGCACTGCTGGGTGAGCAGGGTGGCCGTGAcgcgggtgtgtgtgtgtgtgtgtgtgtgtgtgtgtgtgtgacctcaGCAGGAGAATGGCAGAGGAATTGTGAGCTGATTGGTTGCCTAGGTTCTATGAGAATCCAGCATCCCAACAGGTGCTGAGGATGACTGAGCATCCAGAAATTGAGCAGGATGTGTCAATTTTCTTAGCAATGGATTGGCTCTGCCCCCTCAAGAAGATCTGCTCTCACTGCTTGCCTCATGCCCTTGGAGCCAGCCATTCCTGCCGTGTCCTGCAGGAGAAGGAGGGGTGCTGAGATAGTGAAGTTAGCTCCAGAGATAtcttttgtagccactgtggagCAGGGAGCGAGGGTGGTGGTGTCCACTGATTTCCAAGTGGGAGGAGCTGTGTGGCACTCATTCTGTTAGTGCCTGTGGTTTCGGAATAAAGTTAGAGTGTTGCCTTCTTTCAGGACCACATATGAGGACCTAAGTGCTCACTAAGTCACTGGGACTCCTTGTCTGGAAGCGGGCTTGTCAAtgttgctttcagccagggtgcTGAGGACGGAGGTTGGGGCTTCTGCACCTTGACACGTCTGCTCTCCGTTCAGCCCCAGCTACCGTCTCATGAAGCTGGCGCAACTGCTGGAGCGGTTCCTGCACGCTGGCAGGGTGGCGGTGCTGTTGGGGGAGCAGTGTCAGCAGCAGGCACAGCCCGGCACCCCCCTGCTCCAGGAGATGCTGCTTGGCAAGGTGGTATGTCTGCCTGACTACCTGAGCAACCGCCTGCAGCATGAGAATCTGGCCCTGTTCCTCCCGCAGAGGTATTTCCCTCTGCTTGCTGAGGAGCTCGTCCGTGCACTACGCATTGTGGCAGACACTCTTCGAGGTGAGCATCCCCTCACCCTTCGCCTTGTGCAGTGACCCTCTCTCTCCTGCCCTGACCTCTTGAGGCCTCTGGGGCTTGGGGGTCTCTGGGCTgtgctgtggagtccctgggtggagcagatagctaatgtactcagctgctaaccaaaagattagaggcTTGAGTTAGCATCTCAGGAGAAAGGgctagcaatctacttcagaaaagttaactgttagaaaccttatggagcacaaccCTACTttgatatacatggggtcgccacgagttggggtcaactctacggcaactgaGGCAGCGCTGTCAGGCTGATCAGACGGTGCCCCCGTTTTGGAGGGTTGTGCCTTACACTCTGGAACCCCATTTGTGGGTCAGTTCTTGACTGCAAAGGTGGGAATGTGCTGCTATTGCCTCATATCTTGGGATGACATTCGGTGAAGCTGTTGGGACGTGGCGAGTGCATTGTTATCACTGTCCGCTTTCCCAGGTTTGGGCCGTGACTTGGTGGACTGAGTCTGTGAGTTAACTTTAACAAGTCAGCCCTATTGCGATAAGGCATCTCCCGATCTCAGAACCGGGCTCCTTCCTCCAGGTAGTGGGGTGTCTTTCACGTCCTCACTGCTGGCTCCCTCTGTCCCAGGCGGAGTGAACTGCTCTGTCACCTTCGTGTCTCAAGTGCTAGGGAAGGTTTGCATCCACGGGAGGCAGAGTGAGTGTTTCCCATCGTGAGCCCGCACCCACTCCACCCACCTTCCCCCTGCCCATCTCCTCAGCCATCCCTGTGGGACTTAGCAGGCGGGAGGTGAGGCTGCTGACCTTCCCTGACCTTGAGGGTCTCCCTATCCTGGGCTGCAGGTGGGGCCCTGCCACCCCATGGTGCTCACCCCTGGCCTTAACTCAGGCCCCGCATCCCACAGAGGAGCTCCTGGGTGTGCTGGTACCCCGCCTGGCTGCACTCATGCAGGATGACAGGCTTTGGCAGCAGGTGTGCTGGCGTCTGGTGGAGTGCGTGCCTGACCGGGCTGTGGAGGCCATGCTGATGGGGCTCGTGGAGGCTGCCCCGGGGTAAGGAGCATGCCCGGCCTCTCCCAGAGCAAGATGGGTTCCAAGTGTTCTCTGTGGCCTCCTTGTGTCTGGGAGTGTGCTTTGCGTTCAGTGAGGCTGTACTGTGCTTGGGCGCCTGCTGAGGCCTGGTGCCCCTGTGTCAGTACCCATGCAGTGTGGGGTGGCGGCCCCTCCCTGGTCCAGTGGTGTCTGGCCTTTTATCAGAGGTACTGTGTCAGGTGGCCAATTGGTCAGGCACAGGTGTGTGCTGGTGGTGACTGCCTGGCCTGGTCCAGGGGCTGCCATGGGTCTTCTGGTCCCCCATACCTGCCCATCTTCACCTGGCTGGACCAAAGCCAATTCACGGTGGTGGCATTCCACAGTCAGAAGGCCTCActtgtcatgaagatggcacagactcAGTAACAATAGTGAACATCACACGGAAGGGCGTGTTGTGACGAGAAGCTGCCCCCCAGCCCAGACCCCAAGTTGAGAGCTTGCCACGGGTTCAGAGCTGCAACGAGGCAGTGCCCAGCATCCAGCCGGCCCAGGATCCAGTGCTTGTGCATCTACCATTGCAGGGGACCGTGTGACAGTGTCTTTTCCTGACTCCCTTTCAGGCCAGAGGTCCTGTCACAATTGTTGGGGAACCTAGTGATGAAAAATAAGAAGGCCCAGTTTGTGATGACCCAGAAGCTTTTGTTCTTACAGCATCGGTGCACGGTAAGAACACAGACAGAGGTCTGGAGGGGGGACCCATCTGCATGATCAGGTGTAGTTTCCACAGCAGAGGTCTTAGAACGTGAGGGAATTTTAGGATGTGAGGAGGCCTGAGAGAACGTGAGGAAGCCTGTGAGAACGTGAGGAGGCCTGAGAGAACGTGAGGAAGCCTGTGAGAACATGAGGAGGCCTGTGATAATGTGAGGAGGTCTGAGGTGAGGAGGCCTGTGAGAACATGAGGAGAGGTCTGAGAATGTGAGGAAATTGCTTAAGAAAAACTTCTGCCTGGACCAACATGTGTGGACATAGCGTGCCCCTCAGAAGCCTCAGCCTGTGGGTGCTGGTTGGGGTGGATGGAGAGCCCTCTTCCCAGGGGCACGCGCTTGTCCACTTCCGTCGGTCCAGATGGCTCCTGCTGGGTCACTGTGGGCCAGGATGTCCGTGTCACATAGGAGCTGGCTTCTGTTGCAGATGCCCATGCTGCAGAGCCTCCTGGGGTACCTGGCTGCGGATAGCCAGCGGCGACCTCTCCTCGTGCAGGTAACTGTTCTATCCCTTTGTCCCCGCGGGTGCCACCATGAGGGCTGGGCAGGGTGGCTCTGTTGGCACAGATCTCTTTCTGGTGGCGGAAAGGGGAGAAGGGGACGCTGCTGCCTGATGGAATGGGTGCCATGCCCACCAGGTGCTGAAGGAGCTCCTGGAGATGTGGGGCAGCAGTAGTGTCGTGAGACATGCGCCAGTGCCGCAGCAGCACCACATTGGCAAGGCCATCCTCATGTGCCTAGTGTACCTGGGGGAGGCGGAGCTCCAGGACATCCGGGAAGGTGAGTGACAGGGTGGCATATGGATGGCCTGCCTTGGGACGTGCTGGGGCTCAGGGCTGTGCTATGGGGATGCCTGGGGACACGCTGGAGCTCAGGTCCATGGTATGGGGACACCCCATGATGCACTGGGGCTTGGGGCTGTGCTGCAGGGTTGCCCAGGGATGCACTGGAGCTGAGGGTGGTCTGTGTTGCTTCCAGAGCTGCTGGCCAGCATGATGGCAGGGGTGCAGAGCCACCTGGACAGCAGCTTGCCACCTGTGCGTCGCTTGGGCATGGTGGTGGCCGAGGTCCTGAGCGCCCGCCTACACCCTGAAGGCCCGCCCCTCAAGTTCCAGGTAAGGCTGCTGCACTCATGCCTCTTCACAGGGCCCGCCCACACCTGGGCCTGTGTTGGTATCGAGGTCACGGccagggaagaaaggctgggGCTCAGGAATGGCAGGCTTGTGGTGCCCCACAGCTTGGTCGGGGGCTGGTGGGGTGAGGCCTGAGCTCCTGGGCCAAGACCCCTGTCGAGTAGACTCCTGGACATGCATAGAGGAACCACATGAGGCCCGGGGTGTGTCTTTGTTGGCTCATGTGCTTTGGCAGGAGTGAGCAAGTCAGCTTCTCTGCTGCCCACTGTGTGGAACCAGCATGACATCGCTTGCCCATCCTCCTGCTGTGCTCTACCAGGCCCAGGGTTGCTGTGTGCAGGACGTCGCCTCTCTGTGCTGGCCCCACATGGTCTGCAGGTGGCCTCACTGTCGGCCTGGTCCCCGGGTTCTCGGCTCTTCTAGGGCTGCAGCCTCTGCCCATGGCAGAGACTTGGGCACGGCATCTGGGTGGCGgctgttaatgaggccatgtcaggtCACTGTGCAGATTCACGGGATAGGTGTACCTGTGGCGGCTCCGCTGCTCAGTTTCCTGCTGCGGGCGTTTCTGATGGTACCTTCTCTGCACGTCTAGTACGAGAAGGATGAGCTGACCTGTGAGATGCTGGCCTTGGTGGCTCCCCGGCCTGCAGATGGTGGCCCCTCCACTTTGGGGTGAGGATCTCCTGTGCTGGGGGGCGAGGGTCTGCTGTGCTGGGGCTGGCTCGTGCACATACTTTTCTGCTCCCATGGGTTACCTTGCATTTGCTACAAAAGCAATTATCGAGGTGAGGGGGCCAGGGACCTGGAAGCAAAACATGGGGAAAGGCCTTTCCTGAGGGCGTGAAGTTCTTACCCCAGAATTGCAATGCGGGGATGTTCCTGAAGGGCACCCTACACTTTTGTCTCCAAAAAGCCTGTCTGCGGCATCGGTTGCCACAGAGACCCCTGCTGACGGTAGCTGGGATGTTAGCACGGCACCTGTGCAACCTGAGGGGGCTGATCCCGAGCTGGACAGGTAGGTGCAGATCTGTGGCAGCGTGTAGACATCCCGGATGTGAGTGCTTGCGCTGTTTTCTGGTCAGTATGTGGCCTGGTGAGGGGTCAGGCCACTGCAGGCCAGTGATGGGGTTGGAGACCTCGAGAGCCCCCTTGGGGCTGCACATGAGAGGCAGGAGTAGGCTTTCGGTGTACAAGCTTCTGATGTTTTTTGGACATGGTCTTTGGGTGCTCACTAGCATGTGGTTCACCATGACTTTGACTATGGCCCCCTCCCAGGAGGACAGCCCTCCGTCCCCAGCTCCTCAGTGCTCTCCTTTCCACATGATTTTGCTCAGTGGGTGATGTGTTGTTTTCTCTGCAGTGACGATGAGTTTGTCCCTTATGACATGTCAGGGGACAAGGAGCTGAGGAGCAGCAAGGCACCTGCATACATCCGGGACTGTCTGGAAGGTGGGCTTGCTGCTGGCTACCCCCACAGTACTCACAGCTTCTCACAGTCTTGGGTAGCTTGAAGCCCCTTGTTCTGAGCAAGCTAGTCCCTTAGGAGGCATTCGTTTCCTGGGCGGGCTCCTTTCCTGCTCCCTGCCCGTGTTCTCAGGGCCTTGGCATCCAGCCTGCCGTGATGAGCTGAGGTGGACAGCTGGTCTGGTTCTGTGCAGCCCTGATGACATCAGAGGACCAGGAGCGCTGGGAGGCAGCCCTGCGGGTGCTGGAGGGCCTGGTCTACCGGAGCCCTGTGGCCACCCGGGAGGTGAGTGAGTGGTAGGCAAGGCTGGAGGGGTGTGGGCCTGTCTTCCCTGAGGTCTCCATGTGTCGCAAGCATGGAAGGCGGTGTGTGCAGTGGGAGGGAAGTGTGTTGAGAGCCGAGGTCTGCTGGGGTGCAGTGTGCGTGGGTCCTAGGTGGCAGCCCGGATCTTGTGCCAGGGAGCACCGCAGGTGGGAGCCCTGGGTTCCAGTTGGCACTTTAGTGCAGCACCTGTGTGCAGGTGAGCGTGGAGTTGGCCCAGGTGCTGCTGCACCTGGAGGAGAAGAGCTTCGTGGCAGGCTTCGAAGCACTGTGCCGTGGAGCCCTGGTCGCCGTCACAGTGACAGACCCGGCCAGGGTGAGTAGTGGCATGCCCTGGGCCGGCGGGGGCCACAGTAGTGTCTCAGATATAGTTGTGGGTCTGGGGCCAGTGCTCGGGGCCTACAGGGTTCTTATGTGCTGGCACAGGTGGCAGAGTACCTGACCACACAGTTCTACGCTCT
The sequence above is drawn from the Elephas maximus indicus isolate mEleMax1 chromosome 12, mEleMax1 primary haplotype, whole genome shotgun sequence genome and encodes:
- the TELO2 gene encoding telomere length regulation protein TEL2 homolog isoform X1, coding for MDPAPSVVRLAVRDAIHTLASSEDGGCIFSVLGSLKHYLGEAEALPREREEFARFHFSPLLRCLVSKLSPDWLELLPAGQLEELWASFFLEGPADQAFLVLMEAIEGTAGPSYRLMKLAQLLERFLHAGRVAVLLGEQCQQQAQPGTPLLQEMLLGKVVCLPDYLSNRLQHENLALFLPQRYFPLLAEELVRALRIVADTLRGGVNCSVTFVSQVLGKVCIHGRQKELLGVLVPRLAALMQDDRLWQQVCWRLVECVPDRAVEAMLMGLVEAAPGPEVLSQLLGNLVMKNKKAQFVMTQKLLFLQHRCTMPMLQSLLGYLAADSQRRPLLVQVLKELLEMWGSSSVVRHAPVPQQHHIGKAILMCLVYLGEAELQDIREELLASMMAGVQSHLDSSLPPVRRLGMVVAEVLSARLHPEGPPLKFQYEKDELTCEMLALVAPRPADGGPSTLGLSAASVATETPADGSWDVSTAPVQPEGADPELDSDDEFVPYDMSGDKELRSSKAPAYIRDCLEALMTSEDQERWEAALRVLEGLVYRSPVATREVSVELAQVLLHLEEKSFVAGFEALCRGALVAVTVTDPARVAEYLTTQFYALNYSLRQRIDILDVLTLAAQELSRPGCHSTALQWSPPSLGVQGESALAASQLSGVVPTDWKAVVELRIRSKTRRFSKASSRLDPACGPNKFNAVAGCFFFPLIQRFDRPMATFDLLGDDHLVLGRLTHTLGALMYLAVNTTVAVSMGKALLEFVWALRFHADAYVRQGLLSAVTAILLSVPAERLLGELSEEVLEARAWLADMAEEDPDGECRALAVRALLLAEKLRDRLLPHPSP
- the TELO2 gene encoding telomere length regulation protein TEL2 homolog isoform X2, whose protein sequence is MDPAPSVVRLAVRDAIHTLASSEDGGCIFSVLGSLKHYLGEAEALPREREEFARFHFSPLLRCLVSKLSPDWLELLPAGQLEELWASFFLEGPADQAFLVLMEAIEGTAGPSYRLMKLAQLLERFLHAGRVAVLLGEQCQQQAQPGTPLLQEMLLGKVVCLPDYLSNRLQHENLALFLPQRYFPLLAEELVRALRIVADTLRGGVNCSVTFVSQVLGKVCIHGRQKELLGVLVPRLAALMQDDRLWQQVCWRLVECVPDRAVEAMLMGLVEAAPGPEVLSQLLGNLVMKNKKAQFVMTQKLLFLQHRCTMPMLQSLLGYLAADSQRRPLLVQVLKELLEMWGSSSVVRHAPVPQQHHIGKAILMCLVYLGEAELQDIREELLASMMAGVQSHLDSSLPPVRRLGMVVAEVLSARLHPEGPPLKFQYEKDELTCEMLALVAPRPADGGPSTLGLSAASVATETPADGSWDVSTAPVQPEGADPELDSDDEFVPYDMSGDKELRSSKAPAYIRDCLEALMTSEDQERWEAALRVLEGLVYRSPVATREVSVELAQVLLHLEEKSFVAGFEALCRGALVAVTVTDPARVAEYLTTQFYALNYSLRQRIDILDVLTLAAQELSRPGCHSTALQWSPPSLGVQGESALAASQLSGVVPTDWKAVVELRIRSKTRRFSKASSRLDPACGPNKFNAVAGCFFFPLIQRFDRWRGRPHQGSLVTVKEGTPQHHSPT
- the TELO2 gene encoding telomere length regulation protein TEL2 homolog isoform X3, whose product is MDPAPSVVRLAVRDAIHTLASSEDGGCIFSVLGSLKHYLGEAEALPREREEFARFHFSPLLRCLVSKLSPDWLELLPAGQLEELWASFFLEGPADQAFLVLMEAIEGTAGPSYRLMKLAQLLERFLHAGRVAVLLGEQCQQQAQPGTPLLQEMLLGKVVCLPDYLSNRLQHENLALFLPQRYFPLLAEELVRALRIVADTLRGGVNCSVTFVSQVLGKVCIHGRQKELLGVLVPRLAALMQDDRLWQQVCWRLVECVPDRAVEAMLMGLVEAAPGPEVLSQLLGNLVMKNKKAQFVMTQKLLFLQHRCTMPMLQSLLGYLAADSQRRPLLVQVLKELLEMWGSSSVVRHAPVPQQHHIGKAILMCLVYLGEAELQDIREELLASMMAGVQSHLDSSLPPVRRLGMVVAEVLSARLHPEGPPLKFQYEKDELTCEMLALVAPRPADGGPSTLGLSAASVATETPADGSWDVSTAPVQPEGADPELDSDDEFVPYDMSGDKELRSSKAPAYIRDCLEGPWHPACRDELRWTAGLVLCSPDDIRGPGALGGSPAGAGGPGLPEPCGHPGGERGVGPGAAAPGGEELRGRLRSTVPWSPGRRHSDRPGQGGRVPDHTVLRSQLQPAAAHRHPGRECLHCLLVSVWPGGGSGYCRLVMGLETSRAPLGLHLRGRNRLSVYKLPMFFGCGLWVLTSMWFTMTLTMATACVSGERFSAGFSVADFLK